The candidate division KSB1 bacterium genome contains the following window.
ATAGCAGCCGTAATATAAAATAAATGGAATTGATTGTCAAGGTCAATTTAGGCAGTTGGCATAATTTTTGTAAATGTTACATTTATGAGACTTCACAAATACAAAAAAGAGCAGCAAATTTTGCTGCTCTTTAAGTATTTTAGCAAAATTTAAAGAGAACTCAAATCTTCGTCATGATATTCACCACTTTCCTATGCCGTCCCTTGCGTTGAAATTTAACGGTTCCTTCAGCCAGCGCAAAAAGAGTATCATCTTTCCCAATACCAACATTGAGACCGGGATGAAATTTT
Protein-coding sequences here:
- the rpmA gene encoding 50S ribosomal protein L27; translation: MAHKKGVGSSKNGRDSNPQFLGVKRYGGQLVTAGSIIVRQRGTKFHPGLNVGIGKDDTLFALAEGTVKFQRKGRHRKVVNIMTKI